Proteins encoded within one genomic window of Arachis ipaensis cultivar K30076 chromosome B08, Araip1.1, whole genome shotgun sequence:
- the LOC107613620 gene encoding uncharacterized protein LOC107613620 isoform X2 → MKYFQCTWKIATECRASSYNSESEDEFESNYEIVGPGEDEDEAGGAMNTDVAEVANALANPHPFQEPSFMRSLDLEAIHAPEFSQYMNTDGEFTVGMKFSSREAVIKAMKDYTIWRGVDYRVYESKPTTFYAKCTEYENGCDWLIRVTKMQKKYCWEIRRYNGSHTCTRSTISQDHSKLDSKTVAEVIKPLVEVDPSIKVKSIIAELQSKFNYTISYRKAWLAKQQAVESIFRGWEASYEALPIWFEAMCHKEPSAVVHFETMPAYQWDDLVPDIHVLHRVFWSHYPCIRAFRHCKPVVQVDGTHLYGKYKGCLLVVVSQDGNNNIVPIAFAIVEGETSDAWYFFLSNLRQHVVTRDGVGLISDRHDSIRSAIERSNGAWSPPRPFHMFCIRHIESNFLRKFKAPYLQKLIVNIGYSSRSTRCAMND, encoded by the exons ATGAAATATTTTCAATGTACATGGAAAATCGCCACCGAATGTCGTGCATCGAGTTATAATAGTGAAAGCGAAgatgaatttgaaagtaactaTGAGATCGTCGGTCCAGGTGAAGACGAAGATGAAGCTGGCGGCGCCATGAACACAGATGTGGCGGAAGTTGCAAATGCACTAGCAAACCCGCATCCGTTTCAGGAGCCTTCTTTCATGCGGTCATTGGATTTGGAGGCTATACACGCACCGGAGTTTTCGCAGTATATGAACACAG ATGGTGAGTTCACAGTGGGGATGAAATTCAGTTCAAGAGAGGCAGTAATCAAGGCAATGAAAGATTATACCATCTGGAGAGGTGTGGACTATCGCGTATATGAGTCGAAACCGACGACATTCTATGCCAAATGTACAGAATATGAGAATGGTTGTGACTGGTTGATCAGGGTTACCAAAATGCAGAAGAAGTACTGTTGGGAGATAAGGAGGTACAATGGAAGTCACACTTGTACCAGGTCTACTATTTCTCAAGACCATTCGAAGTTGGATTCCAAGACAGTTGCAGAAGTAATTAAGCCGTTGGTAGAGGTTGACCCGTCTATAAAGGTGAAATCAATAATTGCTGAACTCCAGTCAAAGTTTAACTACACCATCAGTTATCGCAAGGCTTGGTTAGCGAAGCAGCAGGCGGTGGAATCAATTTTCAGAGGTTGGGAAGCATCATATGAAGCTTTGcccatatggtttgaggccatgtgtcacaaGGAGCCATCAGCAGTGGTTCACTTTGAAACAATGCCTGCTTACCAGTGGGATGATTTGGTTCCTGATATTCATGTACTGCATAGAGTCTTCTGGAGTCATTACCCTTGTATAAGGGCCTTCAGACACTGCAAGCCAGTGGTGCAGGTGGACGGGACTCATTTGTATGGAAAATACAAGGGTTGTTTATTGGTTGTAGTCTCACAAGATGGTAATAACAACATCGTGCCTATTGCATTCGCCatagtggagggagagacttctgatgcatGGTACTTTTTCCTTAGTAACTTGCGTCAACATGTGGTGACACGTGATGGTGTGGGACTTATTTCTGACCGACACGATTCTATTCGGTCAGCTATTGAGAGAAGTAATGGGGCTTGGTCTCCTCCTAGACCGTTCCATATGTTTTGTATCCGCCATATTGAGTCCAACTTCTTGAGGAAGTTCAAGGCACCTTACTTGCAGAAGCTTATCGTCAACATTG GATACTCGTCAAGGAGTACCAGATGCGCTATGAACGATTAA
- the LOC107613620 gene encoding uncharacterized protein LOC107613620 isoform X1 has product MKYFQCTWKIATECRASSYNSESEDEFESNYEIVGPGEDEDEAGGAMNTDVAEVANALANPHPFQEPSFMRSLDLEAIHAPEFSQYMNTAPPVVADGEFTVGMKFSSREAVIKAMKDYTIWRGVDYRVYESKPTTFYAKCTEYENGCDWLIRVTKMQKKYCWEIRRYNGSHTCTRSTISQDHSKLDSKTVAEVIKPLVEVDPSIKVKSIIAELQSKFNYTISYRKAWLAKQQAVESIFRGWEASYEALPIWFEAMCHKEPSAVVHFETMPAYQWDDLVPDIHVLHRVFWSHYPCIRAFRHCKPVVQVDGTHLYGKYKGCLLVVVSQDGNNNIVPIAFAIVEGETSDAWYFFLSNLRQHVVTRDGVGLISDRHDSIRSAIERSNGAWSPPRPFHMFCIRHIESNFLRKFKAPYLQKLIVNIGYSSRSTRCAMND; this is encoded by the exons ATGAAATATTTTCAATGTACATGGAAAATCGCCACCGAATGTCGTGCATCGAGTTATAATAGTGAAAGCGAAgatgaatttgaaagtaactaTGAGATCGTCGGTCCAGGTGAAGACGAAGATGAAGCTGGCGGCGCCATGAACACAGATGTGGCGGAAGTTGCAAATGCACTAGCAAACCCGCATCCGTTTCAGGAGCCTTCTTTCATGCGGTCATTGGATTTGGAGGCTATACACGCACCGGAGTTTTCGCAGTATATGAACACAG CACCTCCTGTTGTGGCAGATGGTGAGTTCACAGTGGGGATGAAATTCAGTTCAAGAGAGGCAGTAATCAAGGCAATGAAAGATTATACCATCTGGAGAGGTGTGGACTATCGCGTATATGAGTCGAAACCGACGACATTCTATGCCAAATGTACAGAATATGAGAATGGTTGTGACTGGTTGATCAGGGTTACCAAAATGCAGAAGAAGTACTGTTGGGAGATAAGGAGGTACAATGGAAGTCACACTTGTACCAGGTCTACTATTTCTCAAGACCATTCGAAGTTGGATTCCAAGACAGTTGCAGAAGTAATTAAGCCGTTGGTAGAGGTTGACCCGTCTATAAAGGTGAAATCAATAATTGCTGAACTCCAGTCAAAGTTTAACTACACCATCAGTTATCGCAAGGCTTGGTTAGCGAAGCAGCAGGCGGTGGAATCAATTTTCAGAGGTTGGGAAGCATCATATGAAGCTTTGcccatatggtttgaggccatgtgtcacaaGGAGCCATCAGCAGTGGTTCACTTTGAAACAATGCCTGCTTACCAGTGGGATGATTTGGTTCCTGATATTCATGTACTGCATAGAGTCTTCTGGAGTCATTACCCTTGTATAAGGGCCTTCAGACACTGCAAGCCAGTGGTGCAGGTGGACGGGACTCATTTGTATGGAAAATACAAGGGTTGTTTATTGGTTGTAGTCTCACAAGATGGTAATAACAACATCGTGCCTATTGCATTCGCCatagtggagggagagacttctgatgcatGGTACTTTTTCCTTAGTAACTTGCGTCAACATGTGGTGACACGTGATGGTGTGGGACTTATTTCTGACCGACACGATTCTATTCGGTCAGCTATTGAGAGAAGTAATGGGGCTTGGTCTCCTCCTAGACCGTTCCATATGTTTTGTATCCGCCATATTGAGTCCAACTTCTTGAGGAAGTTCAAGGCACCTTACTTGCAGAAGCTTATCGTCAACATTG GATACTCGTCAAGGAGTACCAGATGCGCTATGAACGATTAA